In the Campylobacter lari genome, TTGACCAGAAATAAAAAGCATTTTTATTCATGGTGAGTTACTCAAGTGGCCAACGAGGGCAGACTGTAAATCTGCTGGCTTTCGCCTTCCGTGGTTCGAATCCACGACTCACCACCATTGCTTTGCGGGAGTAGCTCAGTTGGCTAGAGCATCAGCCTTCCAAGCTGAGGGTCGCGGGTTCGAGTCCCGTTTCCCGCTCCAACCTAATTTTGGTAGAGTGAAACTGGGAGCTGTTTTTAATTTCAGAATTTCTAGCAGTTTCAAATTTCCAAAATTTTATAATTTATGTTTTTAATTTTTCTGAGCGCTCGTATGGCTCAGAGGTAGAGCACTCCCTTGGTAAGGGAGAGGTCGCGGGTTCAAGTCCCGCTATGAGCTCCATTGATTTCAAAAGATTATAAAACATAAATTAGTATTTGTTTGTAAATTTTATATGGAGGAAAAAGATGGCTAAAGAAAAATTTTCACGTAATAAGCCTCACGTAAATATTGGTACTATTGGTCACGTTGACCACGGTAAAACTACTTTAACAGCTGCTATCTCTGCTGTTCTTTCAAGAAGAGGTTTGGCTGAGCTTAAAGATTATGATAATATCGACAATGCTCCTGAAGAAAAAGAGCGTGGTATTACTATTGCAACTTCTCACATTGAGTATGAAACAGAAAATCGTCACTATGCTCACGTAGACTGCCCAGGTCACGCTGACTATGTTAAAAATATGATTACTGGTGCTGCTCAAATGGACGGTGCTATTCTTGTTGTTTCTGCTGCAGATGGCCCAATGCCACAAACTAGAGAGCACATCTTACTTTCTCGCCAAGTAGGTGTACCATATATCGTTGTTTTCATGAACAAAGCTGATATGGTTGATGATGCTGAATTATTAGAATTAGTTGAAATGGAAATTAGAGAACTATTAAGTTCTTATGACTTCCCAGGAGATGACACTCCAATTATTTCAGGTTCTGCTTTACAAGCTCTTGAAGAAGCAAAAGCTGGACAAGATGGTGAATGGTCTAAAAAAATCCTAGATCTTATGGCAGCAGTTGATGAGTATATCCCAACTCCAGCTCGTGATACAGATAAAGATTTCTTAATGCCAATCGAAGACGTATTCTCAATTTCAGGTCGTGGTACAGTTGTTACTGGTAGAATTGAAAAAGGTGTTGTTAAAGTTGGTGACACTATTGAAATTGTTGGTATTAGAGAAACACAAAGCACTACAGTAACTGGTGTTGAAATGTTCAGAAAAGAAATGGATCAAGGTGAAGCAGGTGATAACGTAGGTGTTCTTCTACGTGGTACTAAGAAAGAAGATGTTCTTCGTGGTATGGTTCTTGCTAAGCCAAAATCAATTACTCCACATACTGACTTTGAAGCAGAAGTTTATATTTTAAATAAAGATGAAGGTGGTCGTCACACTCCATTCTTTAATAACTATAGACCACAGTTCTATGTAAGAACAACAGATGTTACTGGTTCTATCCAACTTGCAGAAGGCGTTGAAATGGTTATGCCAGGTGAGAATGTTAGAATTACTGTAAGTCTTATTGCACCAGTTGCACTTGAAGAAGGTACTCGTTTTGCTATCCGTGAAGGTGGCCGTACTGTTGGTTCAGGTGTTGTATCTAAAATTATTAAATAATCATAAGCGAGATTTTATCTCGCTTTTTAAGGAATAAAAATGAGAATTAAAGTTGGCTTGAAATGTGAAGAGTGCGGTGATATTAATTACAGTACTTTTAAAAATAGTAAAAATACAACTGAAAAATTAGAATTAAAAAAATATTGCCCAAGATTAAAAAAACATACAGTTCATAAAGAAGTTAAATTAAAAAGTTAAGGCTTTTATATAAAAGCCCTTAGGGCAATAGCTCCAACGGTAGAGCGCCGGATTCCAAATCCGATGGTTGGGGTTCGAATCCCTCTTGCCCTGCCACAAAATAAGGTAAAATATGGAAAAACTAATAACTTATTTTAAATTGTCAAAAGCTGAATTATCAAAAGTTATTTGGCCTTTGAAAGAGCAAGTTAGAAATGCTTATATTACAGTTTTTGTAGTTGTTACTGTTGTTTCATTATTTTTAGCATTGGTTGACTTGATTATGTCATTTTCATTATCTAAGATTATAGGATAAAATAATGAATCATAAATGGTATGCAATTCAAACTTATGCAGGTAGTGAAATGGCTGTAAAAAGAGCCATAGAAAATTTAGTTAGAGATCATGGAATTCAAGAACAATTGCTAGAAGTGATTGTTCCAACTGAAGATGTGATCGAATTTAAAAATGGTAAAGAAAAAATAAGCGAAAGAAGTTTATATTCAGGCTATGTGTTTGCCAATATTGACTTATCAACAGAACTTTGGCATAAAATTCAATCTTTGCCAAAAGTTGGTCGTTTTATAGGGGAAAGTAAAAAACCAACCCCATTGAGTGAAAAAGATATCAATCTTATTTTAGAAAAGGTGAAAAATAAAGCAGCACCTAAACCTAAAATTTCATTTGATAAAGAAGAAAGTGTAAGAATAACCGAAGGTCCTTTTGCAAACTTTGTAGGTATTGTAGAAGAATATGATATGGTTAGAGGAGTTTTAAAACTAAATGTTTCAATATTTGGTAGATCAACTCCAGTAGAGATCTTATACTCTCAAGTTGAAAAAATAGTTTGATAATATAGCAAGTAAAGGAGAAAGGTTATGGCTAAAAAAGTCGTAGGAGAAATAAAATTACAAATAGCTGCTACTAAGGCTAATCCATCACCTCCAGTTGGTCCTGCTTTGGGTCAACAAGGTGTTAATATTATGGAATTTTGTAAAGCATTTAATGAAAGAACAAAAGATATGGCTGGTTTTAATATTCCAGTTGTTATTACTGTTTATGCAGATAAAAGCTTTACATTTATCACAAAACAACCACCAGCTACAGATTTAATCAAAAAAGCTGCAGGTATTTCTAAAGGTGCGGATAATCCTTTAAAAAACAAAGTAGGTAAATTAACTAAAGCACAAGTTTTAGAAATTGTTGATAAAAAAATAGCTGATATGAACACAAAAGATAGAGAGCAAGCTGCTAAGATTATTATGGGTTCTGCTCGTTCTATGGGTGTTGAAATCGTAGATTAATACTCTTTACCGCCAAGAGTTTAAAAAGGCGGTAGCACTTTATATAAAATGCGGAGAAAAATTAATGTCTAAAAATACTAAAAGATTTACAGAATTATTAAAAAAAATTGATTCAAATAAAAATTACTTAATGGATGAAGCAATAAGTACAGTTAAAACTCTTGCTTCTGCTAAATTTGATGAAACAGTTGAAATTGCTTTAAAATTAAATGTTGATCCAAGACATGCAGATCAAATGGTAAGAGGTAGTGTAGTTTTACCTTGTGGTACAGGTAAAAAAGTGCGTGTTGCTGTTATAGCAAAAGATGCAAAAGCTGATGAGGCAAAAAATGCAGGTGCTGATATAGTTGGTAGTGATGATTTAGTAGAAGAAATTCAAAAAGGAAATATGAATTTTGATGTTTTAATTGCTACTCCAAATTTGATGGGTTTAGTTGGTAAAGTAGGTCGTATTTTAGGGCCTAAAGGTTTGATGCCAAATCCTAAAACAGGTACTGTGACAATGGATGTTGCACAAGCTGTGAATAATGCTAAAAATGGTCAAGTTAACTTCCGTGTTGATAAACAAGGAAATATCCATGCAGGTTTAGGTAAAGTTAGCTTTACTCAAGAGCAATTAAAAGAAAATATGACAGCATTTGTAAAAGCTATTAATAAACACAAACCAGCTGCTGCAAAAGGAAGATATATTAAAAATGCTAGTCTTTCTTTAACTATGAGTCCTTCTCTTTCTCTTGATACTCAAGAATTACTTGATACAAAATAAAATTAATGAGAGTTTTACTCTCATTAATAAAAATTAGATAAGATAATAACTTTTATTTTATCTAATTTTTATCTTAGATTGGAGATAGCCGAGGTCCTAGGACTTAATTAGATTTTCTGCTCTGCTTGAAATCACCGGTCGGAAAGGAGTAAAGATGACTAAAAGCCAAAAAGTTGAACTTGTTTCTAAACTTGAAGAAGGTTTTAAAGCTAGTGAAGCTGTTGTAGTTTGTAACTATAAGGGTTTAAACACTAAAAAACTTGAAGAGTTAAGAAATAATGCGAGAGAAATGGATGTTAAAGTTCAAATTATTAAAAATACTTTAGCAAGTATTGCTCTTAAAAATGCCGGCAAAGATGGAATGGAACTTAAAGATACTAATATTTATCTTTGGGGTGAAGACCAATTAAATGTTTCAAAAGTTGCTGATAAATTTAGCGAAGCTAATCAAGCATTTGAGATCAAAACTGCATTTATCGAAGGCGAAGTTGCTTCTGTAGATAAAGTTAAAGCTTTAGCTAAAATGCCTTCTCGCAATGAATTACTTGCTATGCTTTTGCAAGTTTGGAATGCACCAATCACCAATTTCACAATTGGATTAAATGCATTAAAAGAAAAAAAAGAAGCTGAATAAAATTATAAAAAGGATAAAAAATGGCAATTACTAAAGAAGATGTATTAGAATTTATTTCTAACCTAAGTGTTCTTGAGCTTTCAGAATTAGTAAAAGAATTTGAAGAAAAATTTGGTGTTTCTGCTGCTCCAGTTATGGTTGCAGGTGCTGCTGTTGCAGGTGCTGCTGGCGGTGCTGCTGAGGAAAAAACTGAATTTGATATTGTATTACAAGATGGTGGTGATAAAAAAATCAACGTAATTAAAGTTGTTCGTGCATTAACTGGTCTTGGATTAAAAGAAGCAAAAGACGCAGTTGAGCAAACTCCATCAGTTCTTAAAGAAGGTGTTAGCAAAGCTGAAGCTGAAGAAGCTAAAAAGCAACTTGAAGAAGCTGGCGCTAAGGTTGAGCTTAAATAATTTTTTGTTTTTTAAAAGAAAGGATTATATATCCTTTCTTGTTTTCCTTTAATTAAGGATTCTTTCTTTCAATACTTTTACCATGGGGTATAATAATATGTTAAATTCACAATCAGGAAATCGTTTAAGAATAGACTTCTCGAATGTTCCACAACAAATAGACATTCCAAATTTATTACAATTACAAAAAAAGAGTTTTGATTATTTTTTAAATTTAGATGCAAAAAATTCAGAAAGCGGAATTGAAAAAGTATTTAAATCTATCTTTCCAATCCATGATCCGCAAAATAGATTAAGTTTAGAATATGTAAGTAGTGAAGTAGGTAAGCCTAAATATACCATTAGAGAGTGTATGGAAAGAGGCTTGACTTATTCTGTAAATTTAAAAATGAAAATCCGTTTAACTTTACATGAAAAAGATGAAAAAACGGGTGAGAAAATTGGTATAAAAGATATTAAAGAACAAGAAATTTATATTAGAGAAATTCCTTTAATGACAGATAGAATTTCTTTTATTATCAACGGAGTAGAAAGGGTTGTAGTTAATCAGCTTCATAGAAGTCCAGGTGTTATCTTCAAAGAAGAAGAAAGTTCTACTGTTGCAAATAAATTAGTATATACAGCTCAAATTATACCAGATCGTGGTTCTTGGCTTTATTTTGAATATGATGCTAAAGATGTACTTTATGTACGTATCAATAAAAGAAGAAAAGTGCCTATTACAATTTTATTTAGAGCGCTTGGTTATAAAAAACAAGATATTATAAAATTATTCTACCCTATACAAACTATTCATGTAAAAAAAGATAAATTCTTAACCGAATTTAATCCAAATGACTTTTTAGATAGAGTTGAATATGACTTAAAAGATGAAAAAGGCAATGTAATTCATCAAGCTGGTAAAAGAATGACAAAGAAAAAAGCAGAACAGCTTGTAAAAGATGGTGTTAAATGGGTTGAATATCCAGTTGAAATTTTAACAAATAGATATTTAGCTAATCCTATCATTAATAAAGAAACCGGTGAAGTTTTATATGATTCTTTAACACTATTAGATGAGGGAAAACTAGCAAAAATTAAAGAAGAAAAACAGTTTGATATTGCAAACGACTTAGCTAATGGAGTAGATGCTGCTATTATTAATTCTTTTATTCAAGATAATGAAACTTTAAAATTATTAAAACAAACAGAAAATATAGAAGATGAAAATGATTTAGCAGCTATTAGAATTTATAAAGTGATGAGACCAGGTGAGCCTGTAGTGAAAGATGCTGCAAAAGCTTTTGTGAATGATTTGTTTTTCAATCCTGAAAGATATGACCTAACAAAAGTTGGTCGTATGAAAATGAACCATAAATTAGGTTTAGATACGCCTGAATACGTTACAGTTTTAACTAATGAGGACATAGTAAAAACTGCAAAATATCTAATTAAAGTAAAAAATGGTAGAGGTCATATCGATGATAGAGATCACTTGGGTAATCGTCGTATTAGATCAATCGGAGAGCTTTTAGCGAATGAACTTCATGTAGGTCTTGCTAAAATGCAAAAATCTATTAGAGATAAATTTACGGCTTTAAATGCGGATATTGACAAAGTAATGCCTTATGATTTGATCAATCCTAAAACCATTACTGTAACAATTATGGAATTTTTTACCGGTGGTCAATTATCTCAATTTATGGATCAAACAAACCCATTGAGTGAAGTAACTCACAAGCGTCGTTTATCTGCACTTGGCGAGGGTGGTTTGGTAAAAGAAAGAGCAGGATTTGAAGTGCGTGATGTCCATGCAACGCATTATGGAAGAATTTGTCCTGTTGAAACCCCAGAAGGTCAAAATATCGGTTTGATTAATACACTTTCAACTTATGCTAAAGTAAATGATTTGGGTTTTGTTGAAGCACCTTATAAGAAGGTAGAAAATGGTAAAGTAAGCAATGAAATCGTTTATTTAACCGCTACGCAAGAAGAAGGTTTAGTGATCGCAGCAGCTTCAACAAAAATTGATGAAAAGGGTAATATTGTTGAGGAATTTGTTGAAGCAAGACAAGATGGTGAAACAATCTTAGCAAGAAGAGAAGAAGTGCATTTGATTGACCTTTGTTCGGGTATGATAGTAGGGGTTGCAGCATCTTTGATTCCATTCTTAGAGCATGATGATGCAAACAGAGCTTTGATGGGTTCAAACATGCAACGTCAAGCAGTGCCTTTGCTAACTGCGCAAGCACCTATAGTAGGTACTGGTATGGAAAAAATCATTGCGCGTGATGCTTGGGAAGCTATTAAAGCTAAAAGAGCAGGGATTGTAGAAAAAGTTGATAATAAAAATATTTTCATTTTGGGTGAGGATGAAAATGGACCATTTATAGATCATTACAAAATGGAAAAAAATCTAAGAACTAACCAAAATACAACTTTTATTCAACATCCAATTGTTAAAAAAGGTGAATTTGTTCAAGCAGGTCAAATCATTGCAGATGGTCCAAGTATGGATCAAGGTGAACTTGCTATTGGTAAAAATGCTTTAATCGCATTTATGCCATGGCATGGGTATAACTATGAAGATGCTATTGTAATTAGTGAGAAAATTTTACGTGAAGATACTTTTACTAGTGTTCATATTTATGAAAAAGAAGTAGAGGCTAGAGAACTTAAAGACGGTGTAGAAGAAATTACAAAAGATATTCCAAATGTAAAAGAAGAGGATTTAGCACATCTTGATGAGAGTGGTATTGCTAAAATAGGAACCCATATTAAGCCTGGCATGATTTTAGTAGGTAAAGTTTCTCCTAAAGGTGAAGTAAAACCTACACCTGAAGAAAGATTATTAAGAGCTATTTTTGGTGAAAAAGCAGGACATGTTGTAAATAAATCTTTATATGCAACTGCTTCACTAGAAGGTGTTGTTGTAGATGTGAAAATCTTTACTAAAAAAGGTTATGAAAAAGATGCACGCGCTATAAAAGCTTATGATGATGAAAAATTAAACCTTGAAAAAGAACATCATGATAGACTTTTAATGATGGATAGAGAAGAAACTTTAAGGGTTTGTTCTTTGCTTTCTAAGTCGCCTTTAAATTCAGATGAAGAAATAAATGGTGTTAAATATAAAAAAGGTTCCAAAGTAGAAATTACAGAATTAGAAAAAATCAATCGTTTTGCATTAAATTCTTTAGTTAAGGCTTATTCTAAAGAAGTGCAAAAAGAATATGATGATTTAAAAAACCATTTCCAAAATGAGAAGAAAAAGCTTAAAACAGAACATGATGAAAAATTAGAAATTTTAGAAAAAGATGATATTTTACCAAGTGGAGTAGTAAAACTTGTTAAAGTATATATTGCGACTAAGAGAAAATTAAAAGTTGGGGATAAAATGGCAGGACGCCATGGAAATAAAGGTATTGTATCTAATATCGTTCCAGAAGTTGATATGCCATATTTACCTGATGGAAGACCTATTGATATAGCTTTAAATCCTCTAGGGGTTCCAAGCCGTATGAATATAGGGCAAATTCTTGAAAGTCACTTAGGAATTGTTGGTATGAAATTAGGTGATCAAATTCAAGAAATTTTTGATAGAAAACAAAAAGATTTTGTAAAAGAATTACGCGAAAAAATTCTTGAAATTTGCAGTGTATCTAGACTTGAGCTAGAAAAGAAATTTGTACAAACTTTAAATGATGAGCAACTTATTTCTTATGCTAGAGATTGGGCTAAAGGAGTAAAATTTGCTACTCCTGTATTTGAGGGTGTAACGGTTGAAGAATTTGGTAAGCTTTTTGAAATGGCTAAAATAGCTATGGATGGAAAAAGCGAACTTTATGATGGAAGAACTGGCGAAAAAATGGCAGAGCGTGTACATGTTGGATGTATGTATATGCTTAAATTACACCACTTAGTAGATGAAAAAGTTCACGCAAGAAGTACCGGACCTTATAGTCTTGTAACACAACAACCAGTTGGTGGTAAGGCTTTATTTGGTGGACAAAGATTTGGTGAGATGGAGGTTTGGGCTCTTGAAGCTTATGGGGCAGCTCATACTTTAAGAGAAATGTTAACCATAAAATCTGATGATGTTGAAGGTAGATTTAGTGCTTATAAAGCTTTAACAAAAGGTGAGAATGTTCCAGCAACAGGTATTCCAGAAACATTCTTTGTACTTACAAATGAATTAAAATCTCTTGCTTTAGATGTTGAGATTTTTGATAAGGATGAGAATAATGAGTAAATTTAAACCTATCGAAATAAAAGAAGATGGCAGACCTAGAGACTTTGAAGCTTTTCAATTAAGACTTGCAAGTCCTGAAAAAATCAAATCATGGTCTTATGGGGAGGTAAAAAAACCAGAAACGATTAATTATAGAACCTTAAAGCCTGAAAGAGACGGGCTTTTTTGTGCTAAAATTTTTGGACCAGTAAGAGATTATGAATGTCTTTGTGGTAAGTATAAAAAAATGCGCTTCAAAGGCATTAAGTGTGAAAAATGTGGTGTTGAAGTTACTAGTTCTAAAGTGCGTCGTTCAAGAATGGGGCATATTGAATTAGTTACTCCAGTGGCTCATATTTGGTATGTAAATTCTTTACCAAGTCGTATCGGTACTTTGCTTGGTGTAAAGATGAAAGACTTAGAACGCGTATTGTATTATGAAGCATATATAGTAGAAAATCCAGGTGATGCTTACTATGATAACGAAAATACTAAAAAAGTTGAATTTTGTGATGTATTAAATGAAGAGCAGTATTTAAATTTAATGCAGCGCTATGAAAGTAGTGGATTTAAAGCTAGAATGGGTGGTGAAGTTGTTAGAGATTTGCTAGCAAATTTAGATCTTGTAGAGCTTTTAAATAAACTAAAAGAAGATATTGCAGCAACTAATTCAGAAGCAAAGAAAAAAACTATCATCAAGCGTTTAAAAGTGGTAGAAAATTTCTTAAATAGCAATTTAAATAGCAATACAAATATTGATGAAGTGGTACCTAATCGTCCTGAGTGGATGATGATTACAAATTTACCTGTATTACCACCTGATTTAAGACCTTTAGTAGCTTTAGATGGTGGAAAATTTGCAGTTTCTGATGTGAATGATTTATACAGAAGAGTTATTAATAGAAATACACGTTTAAAAAGACTTATGGAGCTTGATGCGCCTGAAATTATCATTAGAAATGAAAAAAGAATGCTACAAGAAGCAGTTGATGCTTTATTTGATAATGGTAGAAGAGCAAATGCGGTTAAAGGTGCAAATAAACGTCCATTAAAATCTTTAAGTGAAATCATCAAAGGTAAACAAGGTCGTTTCAGACAAAATCTACTTGGTAAAAGGGTGGATTTTTCAGGTCGTAGTGTTATTGTTGTTGGACCAAAACTTAGAATGGATCAATGTGGTTTACCTAAAAAAATGGCTTTAGAATTATTTAAGCCACACTTATTAGCTAAACTTGAAGAAAAAGGTTATGCTACCACTGTAAAACAAGCTAAAAAAATGATAGAAAATAAAACCAACGAAGTTTGGGAGTGTTTAGAAGAAGTTGTTAAAGGTCATCCTGTAATGCTTAACCGTGCTCCAACCTTGCATAAACTTTCTATTCAAGCATTTCACCCTGTGCTTGTAGAGGGCAAGGCAATTCAACTTCATCCATTAGTATGTGCAGCGTTTAATGCTGACTTTGACGGAGACCAAATGGCTGTGCATGTGCCTTTATCGCAAGAAGCAATAGCTGAGTGTAAAGTATTAATGCTCTCATCTATGAATATCTTGCTTCCAGCAAGTGGTCGTTCTGTGACTGTGCCTTCTCAAGATATGGTTTTGGGGATTTATTATCTATCTTTAGAAAAAGATGGTGCTAAGGGTGAACATAAAATTTGTACAGGTATTGAAGAGGTTATGATTGCCCTAGAAGCAAAATCTTTAGATATTCATGCAAGTATTAGAAGTGTGGTTGATGGTAGAAAAATCACAACAACTGCGGGAAGATTAATCATTAAGTCTATCTTACCTGATTTTGTTCCTGAAAATATGTGGAATAAAGTCATGAAGAAAAAAGATATTGCAGCTTTGGTTGATTATGTTTATAAAGAAGGTGGCCTTGAAGTAAGTGCTAGCTTTTTAGATAAATTAAAAGATCTTGGTTTTGAATATGCAACAAAAGCGGGTATTTCTATTTCAATTGCTGATATTATTGTGCCTGATCAAAAGCAAAAAAGTATAGAAGAAGCTAAAAAACAAGTAAGAGAAATCCAAAATTCATATAATTTAGGTTTGATTACTTCAGGTGAAAGATATAATAAGATTATTGATATTTGGAAAAGTACTAATAATGTCTTATCAAAAGATATGATGGAGTTAATTAAAAAAGACAAAGAAGGATTTAACTCTATTTATATGATGGCAGATTCTGGTGCTAGGGGTTCAGCAGCTCAAATTTCACAGCTTGCTGCGATGAGGGGTCTTATGGCTAAACCTGATGGTTCTATTATTGAAACACCGATTATTTCAAACTTCCGTGAAGGACTTAACGTTCTTGAATATTTCATTTCAACTCACGGTGCTAGAAAAGGTCTTGCAGATACAGCCTTAAAAACAGCAAATGCAGGTTATTTGACAAGAAAACTTATCGATGTGGCACAAAATGTAAAAGTTACAATGGAAGATTGTGGCGCACATGAGGGTGTTGAGATTAATGAAATTACCGCAGATGGTGTTGTAATTGAAACCTTAGAAGAAAGAATTTTAGGAAGAGTTTTAGCTGAAAATATCATTGATTCTATTACTAATGAGATTTTATTCTCAGAAGGTACTTTAGTAGATGAGGAAAAAGCTAGAATTATTGTTGAAAGTGGAGTAAAGAGTGTAAGCATTAGAACTCCTATTACTTGTAAAGCTAAAAAAGGCGTATGTTCTAAATGCTATGGTATTAACCTAGGTGAAGGCAAATTAGTTAAACCAGGTGAAGCTGTAGGTATTATATCTGCTCAATCAATCGGTGAGCCAGGAACACAGCTTACGCTAAGAACTTTCCACAGTGGTGGTACTGCTAGTACAGATTTACAAGATCGCCAAGTAGTAGCACACAAAGAAGGTTTTGTAAGATTTTATAATCTTAATACCTATGAAGATAGACAAGGCAAAACTATAGTGGCTAATCACCGCAATGCTGCTATTTTACTTGTTGAGCCAAAAATCAAAGCTCCATTTAAAGGAACTATCCATATTGAGCATGCGTATGAAGATGTGGTGGTTAGCGTTAAAGCAAAAAACAATGAAGCTAAATTTATATTAAGAAAGTATGACTTAGCAAAAGCTAACGAACTTGCGGGTGTAAGTGGTAATATAGAAGGTAAATTATATATTCCATATAGTGATGGTGCTGAAGTAGCTGAAAATGAAAGTATTGTAGAAGTAATCAAAGAGGGTTGGAATATACCAAATCGTATTCCTTATGCGAGTGAATTGCTAGTAAAAGATGGTGATCCTATCACTCAAGATATTATAGCTGGCGCAAAAGGTACTTTGAAGTTTTATATGCTTAAAGGGGACGGTTTAGATAGAATTAGAAATCTAAAAAAAGGTGATGTGGTTAAAGAAAAAGGTGTTTTTGTTGTTATTGCTGATGAAAATGATAGAGAAGCAAAAAGACATTATATACCAAGAGAATCTGTGATTGAATTTGATGATAGTGCTTTTGTGGATAATCCTAAAACCATCATAGCAAAATCAAGCAAAGAAGATAAAACCATTATTGCTGAATGGGATGCGTATAATAATACTGTAATTGCAGAAGTTGCAGGTACAATTAATTTTGAAGATATTGAATCAGGCTATAGTGCTGATGAGCAAATTGATGAAGCAACGGGTAAAAGATCACTTGTTATTAATGAGTATTTACCAAGTGGAGTGCGTCCTGCATTGTTAATTATAGGTGAAAATGACAAAGTAGTGCGTTATCAACTAGAGCCAAAAACTGTTATTTATGTAAATGATGGCGATAAGGTTAAACAAGCTGATATCTTAGCTAAAACTCCAAAGGCAGCGGCTAAGTCAAAAGATATTACTGGAGGTCTTCCAAGGGTATCTGAATTATTTGAAGCAAGAAAGCCAAAAAATACTGCTGTTGTGGCTGAAATTGACGGGGTTGTTAGATTTGATAAACCTTTAAGATCAAAAGAAAGAATCATTATTCAAGCAGAAGATGGAAGTAGTGCAGAGTATTTGATAGATAAATCAAAACGCATTCAAGTAAGAGATGGTGAATTTATCCATGCGGGTGAGAAATTAACCGATGGAGTTATTTCAAGTCATGATGTGCTTAGAATTTTAGGTGAAAAAGCGTTGCATTATTATCTTATCTCTGAAATTCAGCAAGTTTATCGTGGTCAAGGTGTTGTGATTTCTGATAAGCATATTGAAATCATCGTATCGCAAATGCTAAGACAAGTAAAAATTGTTGATAGTGGTCATACAAACTTTATTGTGGGAGATTTGGTTTCAAGAAGAAAATTCAGAGAAGAAAATGAAAGAATTTTAAAATACGGTGGCGAACCCGCTGTAGCTGAGCCTGTATTGCTTGGGGTTACAAGAGCAG is a window encoding:
- the rpmG gene encoding 50S ribosomal protein L33, producing the protein MRIKVGLKCEECGDINYSTFKNSKNTTEKLELKKYCPRLKKHTVHKEVKLKS
- the rplL gene encoding 50S ribosomal protein L7/L12; amino-acid sequence: MAITKEDVLEFISNLSVLELSELVKEFEEKFGVSAAPVMVAGAAVAGAAGGAAEEKTEFDIVLQDGGDKKINVIKVVRALTGLGLKEAKDAVEQTPSVLKEGVSKAEAEEAKKQLEEAGAKVELK
- the rplA gene encoding 50S ribosomal protein L1 — its product is MSKNTKRFTELLKKIDSNKNYLMDEAISTVKTLASAKFDETVEIALKLNVDPRHADQMVRGSVVLPCGTGKKVRVAVIAKDAKADEAKNAGADIVGSDDLVEEIQKGNMNFDVLIATPNLMGLVGKVGRILGPKGLMPNPKTGTVTMDVAQAVNNAKNGQVNFRVDKQGNIHAGLGKVSFTQEQLKENMTAFVKAINKHKPAAAKGRYIKNASLSLTMSPSLSLDTQELLDTK
- the nusG gene encoding transcription termination/antitermination protein NusG codes for the protein MMNHKWYAIQTYAGSEMAVKRAIENLVRDHGIQEQLLEVIVPTEDVIEFKNGKEKISERSLYSGYVFANIDLSTELWHKIQSLPKVGRFIGESKKPTPLSEKDINLILEKVKNKAAPKPKISFDKEESVRITEGPFANFVGIVEEYDMVRGVLKLNVSIFGRSTPVEILYSQVEKIV
- the secE gene encoding preprotein translocase subunit SecE, giving the protein MEKLITYFKLSKAELSKVIWPLKEQVRNAYITVFVVVTVVSLFLALVDLIMSFSLSKIIG
- the tuf gene encoding elongation factor Tu, whose protein sequence is MAKEKFSRNKPHVNIGTIGHVDHGKTTLTAAISAVLSRRGLAELKDYDNIDNAPEEKERGITIATSHIEYETENRHYAHVDCPGHADYVKNMITGAAQMDGAILVVSAADGPMPQTREHILLSRQVGVPYIVVFMNKADMVDDAELLELVEMEIRELLSSYDFPGDDTPIISGSALQALEEAKAGQDGEWSKKILDLMAAVDEYIPTPARDTDKDFLMPIEDVFSISGRGTVVTGRIEKGVVKVGDTIEIVGIRETQSTTVTGVEMFRKEMDQGEAGDNVGVLLRGTKKEDVLRGMVLAKPKSITPHTDFEAEVYILNKDEGGRHTPFFNNYRPQFYVRTTDVTGSIQLAEGVEMVMPGENVRITVSLIAPVALEEGTRFAIREGGRTVGSGVVSKIIK
- the rplK gene encoding 50S ribosomal protein L11; this translates as MAKKVVGEIKLQIAATKANPSPPVGPALGQQGVNIMEFCKAFNERTKDMAGFNIPVVITVYADKSFTFITKQPPATDLIKKAAGISKGADNPLKNKVGKLTKAQVLEIVDKKIADMNTKDREQAAKIIMGSARSMGVEIVD
- the rplJ gene encoding 50S ribosomal protein L10: MTKSQKVELVSKLEEGFKASEAVVVCNYKGLNTKKLEELRNNAREMDVKVQIIKNTLASIALKNAGKDGMELKDTNIYLWGEDQLNVSKVADKFSEANQAFEIKTAFIEGEVASVDKVKALAKMPSRNELLAMLLQVWNAPITNFTIGLNALKEKKEAE